In Novosphingobium kaempferiae, the DNA window GGCCCCGTCGTCACCATGTACGAACTGGAGCCCGCGCCGGGCATCAAGGCCAGCCGCGTCATCGGCCTTGCCGACGACATCGCCCGCAACATGTCCGCGATCTCGGCCCGCGTGTCCTCGATCCCCGGACGCACCGTCATGGGCATCGAACTGCCCAACGCGGACCGCCAGATGGTCTCGTTCAAGGAGATGGTCGCGTCGGAAGCCTTCGCCCACCACAAGGGCATGCTGCCGATCATCCTGGGCAAGGACATCGCTGGCGAGCCGGTGGTGGCCGACCTCGCGACGATGCCGCACCTGCTGGTCGCCGGTACGACGGGTTCGGGCAAGTCGGTCGGCCTCAACGCCATCCTGCTGTCGCTTCTGTACCGCCTGACGCCCGCTCAGTGCCGCCTGATCCTCGTCGATCCGAAGGTTCTGGAACTCAAGAGCTACGACGACATCCCGCATCTCCTCTCGCCGGTGGTGACGGAGCCGCCCAAGGCGATCCGCGCGCTCAAGTGGGCGGTCGAGGAAATGGAGCGCCGCTATCGCCAGATGAGCGAGATTTCGGTCCGCAACCTCGCCAGCTTCAACGAAAAGGTGCGCACGGCCGCCGCCAAGGGCAAGCCGCTGGGCCGCCGCATCCAGATCGGCTTCGACCCCGAAACGGGCGAGGAACTCTACGAAGACCGCCAGCTCGACTACGAGACGCTGCCGCAGATCGTCCTCATCGTCGACGAGCTGGCCGACCTCATGGTCACCGTCGGTAAGGAAATCGAAGTGCTGATCCAGCGCCTCTCGCAGAAGAGCCGCGCGGCGGGCATCCACCTCATCATGGCGACGCAGCGCCCCTCGGTCGACGTCATCACCGGCGTCATCAAGGCCAACCTGCCAACCCGCGTGTCCTTCGCCGTCACCAGCCGCATCGACAGCCGCACGATCCTTGGCGAACAGGGCGCGGAGCAGCTGCTGGGCAAGGGCGACATGCTCTACAAGCCGAGTTCGGACCCCATCAAGCGCGTCCACGGCCCCTTCGTCTCGGATGAGGAAGTGGAGCAGGTCGCGACGTACTGGCGCTCGCAGGGCAAGCCCGACTACGTGGACGCCGTCACCAACGAGCCCGAGGAAGGCAGCTTCGGCTTCGACGACCTCGACGCCACGGCTTCCGATGCGCCGGACGAACGCAAGTACCGGCAGGTCTGCCAGCTGGTGTTCGAGAACCAGAAGGTTTCGGTGTCCTGGCTCCAGCGCCAGATGGGCGTCGGCTACAACACCGCCGCCAAGTGGGTCGAGCGCATGGAGCAGGACGGCTACGTCGGCCCGGCGAACCACGTCGGCCGCCGCGACATCTACCGTGACGAGAACGGGAACCCGCTCTGACATGACCGCCTTGAGACTGGTTTCGGCGATGGCCCTCGGCCTCGCCCCCGTGGCCGCGCTGGCGGCAGGAGCGGACCTGACCGCGCCGGGCGGCCGCTGGGTGCGCCTGTTCACGCCCAACATCGAGAACACGCTCGGCCGCAGCATCCGCGTCGACGCCGCCAGTATCACGGCGGGAGGGCTTGGCCGCACCTTCCGGGAGGCGGACGTGCTGGTGAACGCCACCGGCAAGTACCCCCGCGGCACCACGCAATACTCGCTACGCAGCGTCGACTGCCTGGGCGGACGCGTCCGCATGGAACAGTGGCAACTCGTCGGCCCGCGCGGCGTGACGCTGGGCTCCTCCACCACCCCCGGCCTGCCGCAGCGCGTGGTGTGGGACAAGGAGGACGGCATGGTCGTGCGCTACGTGTGCAAGGGCATCGTGCCTAGATAGGCGTCAAATGCCGCACTCTGGTTCGTCATTGCGAGCGTAGCGAAGCAATCCAGCGGTGAGCGGCTGCCCTGGATTGCTTCGCTACGCTCGCAATGACGAACCGTAATGAGTTCAGAAGGACGAAAGACCAACGGATAGGTTGGTATCCGCGCCCGGCCTCTCTAAGGTGGACGCACTTCTGCGCACACACGACACCGAAAGGCCACGATGGAAGAACATGCTCAGGCGTTCCTGCTGAGGGACGGCTTCCTGCTGCTGGGCACCGCCCTCGCCTTCGTGCTGGCGTTCCGGAAGCTGGGGCTGGGTGCGACGCTGGGCTTTCTGACCACCGGCGCGGTGCTGGGGCCTTACGTGCTCGACCTCGTCGGCGATCCCGAGAGCAAGATGGGCATCGCCGAACTGGGCATCACGCTGCTGCTGTTCATCGTCGGCCTCGAACTCGCGCCCGCGCGGCTGTGGCGGATGCGGCATGAGATCTTCGGGCTCGGCGCGCTGCAGGTGATCCTGTGCGGCCTTGCGGTTTCGGCGGTGATCTACTTCTTCACCGGCTTCAGTATGGAGGCGTCGCTGGCGCTGGGGCTGCCGCTGGGTCTTTCCTCCACCGCGCAGGTGCTGCCGATGCTGCAGAGCGCCGGTCGCCTGCACACGCCCTTCGGCGAGCGGTCCTTCGCGATCCTGCTGTTCCAGGATCTCTCGATCATCCCGCTCATCACGATCATCGCCGCGATGAACCGCAATCCCGCGTTGCCGTCCGGCCCGCCGGGATGGGTACTGGGGCTGGAGACGGTCGCCGCCATCGTCGGCCTGATCCTCGCAGGCCGCTTCGCCATCCGCCCGCTGTTCCGCCTGATCGGCAACCTTGGCGAGCGGGAGATGTTCGTCTTCGCCGCCCTGTTCACGGTCATGGCATCGGGCGCGCTGATGCAGGCGCTGGGCCTCTCAACCGCACTGGGCGCCTTCATCGCGGGCGTCATGCTGGCGGACTCGCCTTACCGACATGAGTTGGAGGCCGACGTCGAGCCGTTCCGCGCGATCCTGCTCGGCCTGTTCTTCATGTCGGTGGGCATGCTGCTCGACCTGTCCGCGATCGCCGAGCGCCCGCTGTTCGTGATCGCCATGGCCCTCGCCCTGATCGCGGTGAAGGGCTCGATCATCTTCCTGCTCGGCCTCGCCTTCCGCATGGAATGGCGCAGCGCCCTCGCGCTCGGCCTGCTGCTGAGCCAGGGCGGCGAATTCGGCTTCGTGCTCTTCGCGCAAGCGACCAATGCCATGCTGGTCAACTCCGACGCGACGAGCCTGTTCAGCGCCATCGTCACCCTCTCGATGGTCACGACGCCGTTCCTGATGATGGCCACGCGCGGCATCCGCGAACGGCCCGAGGGCAAGAAGGAAGTCCGCGAAGGACCGCATGAGGACGGCGCCAACGCGATCATCGTCGGCTATGGCCGCTTCGGCCAGACGGTGGCGCAGATGCTGATCTCCGCGGACATCGAAGTGACGATGATCGACACCGACATCGAGATGATCGACGTCGCGCGCGAATTCGGCGCACAGGTCTGGTTCGGCGACGGCACCCGCATCGACATGCTGCGACAGGCGGGCGCGGCGGATGCCGAACTGATCGTGTTCTGCATCGACGGCGACCAGTTGACCGAACCCTTCCTCCAGGCGGTGAACCAGGCCTTCCCGAACGCGCAGGTCCATGCCCGCGTGTTCGACCGCCGCGCCCTGCTGCGCCTCAAGAGCGCCCCGATCGCGTCGATGGCGCGCGAGGTCATGGAATCGGCGGTGGTGCTGGCCCGGCGCGCGCTCAAGGGGCTGGACGTGGCGCTGGCCGACATCGACCGTGCGGAGCAGGTCTACCGCAAGAGCGACAAGGAGAGGCTGGCTCTGCAATACGAAGCGGGCGACGTGCGCGCCGCGCGCGAGCACATCATCACCCAGCGCCGCCGTCCGTCTCGCAGCGATCAGGAAGGGACGGAGTAGCCCTCGAAGCGGCGGATGCGCCGCAACGAGAAGCTGGTCTTCATCGCCGACACCCCCGGCAGCCGCGCCAGGCAGTCGCGGTGGATCGCGTCGTAATGATCGAGATCGCGCGCGGCGACGCGCAGCAGGTAGTCCGCCGAACCGCTCATCAGGTGGCATTCGAGGATATCCTCGAAGCCGCCGACGGCGCGCTCGAACCGCTCCATCGCCTCGCGGCTCTGGCTGGTCAGGGCGATCTCGACGAAGACCTCGACTGAGAGGCCCAACTTCCGGGGATCCAGCCGCGCGGCGTAGCCGAGGATGAGCCCCTGTTCCTCCAGCGCCTTGACCCGGCGATGCGCGGCAGAGGGGGAAAGACGCACGAGTTCGGCCAGTTCGGCGATTGATCGCGATGAATCCGCCTGAAGCGCTGAAAGCAGCGCACGGTCAGCCCGGTCCATGGGAAATCCTCTCACCAACACAGCACACAGCGGGATAATATCCTGCGCAGCCGCGCACACAAGTTTCAATTAGGAGAAACATTGCAGCGCGCCGGGTGTATCTATCGCGGCAGGGTAATTCGCCAGGAGAGATGCGATGCGCGTCGGTACCGTCAAGGAAATCAAGAACCACGAATACCGCGTCGGCCTGACGCCTGAGAGCGCGCGCGAACTGGTCGCGCATGGCCACGAAGTCTGGGTCGAGACCGGGGCCGGCCTCGGCATCGGCGCCTCGGACGCGGACTATGTCGCAGCGGGCGCGACGATCGTCGCCACCGCCCCGGAGATCTTCGGCCAGTGCGAGATGGTCGTGAAGGTCAAGGAACCGCAGCCGGTCGAGCGCGCGATGCTGCGCGAAGGCCAGATCCTCTACACCTACCTCCACCTCGCGCCCGATCCCGAGCAGACCGCCGATCTCGTCGCGTCAGGCGTGACGGCGATCGCCTATGAGACCGTCACCGGCCCCGGCGGCTCGCTGCCGCTGCTCAAGCCGATGAGCCAGGTCGCGGGTCGCATGGCGATCCAGGCAGGCGCGACCGCGCTGGAGAAGGCTCACGGCGGACGCGGCGTCCTGCTCGGCGGCGTTCCCGGCGTGCTCCCCGCGCGGGTCATGGTGATCGGCGGCGGCGTCGTCGGCTTCAACGCGGCGCAGATGGCGGTCGGCCTCGGCGCCGACGTGACGATCCTCGACCGCAGCCCGGAAGTTCTGGAGCGCCTCGGCATCCACTTCGAGAGCCGCGCCAAGACGCGCTTCGCCAACTCCAGCAACATCCGCCAGATGCTGTCGGAAGCGGAACTGGTGATCGGCGCCGTGCTGGTCCCCGGCGCGGCTGCGCCCAAGCTCATCACGCGCGAGATGCTCTCGGTCATGAAGCCCGGCGCGGTGCTGGTCGACGTCGCCATCGACCAGGGCGGCTGCTTCGAGACGAGCCGCCCGACCACGCACCAGGAGCCGACCTTCACGGTCGACGGCATCGTCCACTACTGCGTCGCCAACATGCCCGGCGGCGTGGCGCGCACCAGCACTTATGCGCTCAACAACGTGACGCTGCCGCACGCGCTGGAGATCGCGAACCTCGGCTGGAAGGCCGCGCTCAAGGCCGATCCGCACCTCGCCAACGGCCTGAACGTCCACGCCGGCAAGGTGACTTACGAGGCCGTCGCCCGCGAACTCGGCTACGACTACGTGCCGGTGAGCGAAGTGCTGGGCTAAGCCTCAGCCGACAAACGGTGCCGCCACTTCCGGCGGCACCCGCATCAGGCGACCCGAGGCGATGTCGATCATCGCCCAGGTCGTGCGGGCCGAGACGATCACCTTGCCCGCCGCATTCCTGAAATCCACCCGGCGGTCGAAGCGCGCGCCGCTCGGCCCTTCGGGGATGAACGTCTCCCCCGTCACGCTCTCGCCCTCGCGGATGTTTCCGCGGTAGTCGATCTCGTGGCGGGTGACGACCCAGGCGTATTGCGCCTGATGCTCGGGCGGCGCGACCGCCGCCCAGTGCGCGCCCGCCATCGCCTCCATCCACTGCACCCACACCGCGTTGTTGACGTGACCCATCACGTCGATGTGCTCGGGGCTTGCGGTGAAGGTGAGGGTGAATGTCATGGCAGGTACGCTCGCTTTGTCGCGGGGGCTTCGACAAGCTCAGCCTGAGCGGGTTTGGGAGATTTGCACCACCCCCGCCCATCCTGAGCCTGTCGAAGGATCAGAGGCCCAGCTGCCACAGGATGAAGGCGAATTCCTCCGCCGTTTCCTTGAGGCTCTCGAAGCGGCCGGACTTGCCGCCGTGGCCAGCGCCCATGTTGGTCTTGAGCAGAAGTTCGTTGCGGTCGGTCTTCACCTCGCGCAGCTTCGCCACCCACTTGGCGGGCTCCCAATAAGTCACGCGCGGGTCGTTGAGGCCCGCCGTGACCATCAGCGGCGGGTAGTCCTGCGCCTTGACCTGATCGTAGGGGCTGTAGCTGAGGATCAGGTCGAAGGCGGCCTTGTCCTCGATCGGGTTGCCCCATTCCGGCCACTCGCCCGGCGTCAGCGGCAGGGTATCGTCGAGCATGGTGTTGAGCACGTCCACGAAGGGCACATGCGCCACCACCGCGCCGAACAGTTCGGGGTCGGAATTGATGACCGCGCCCATCAGCTCGCCACCTGCGGAGCCGCCAGAGATCGAGATCTTGCCCGCCTCGGTGAAGCCGCGCTCGATCAGCGCCTTGGCCACGTCCACGAAGTCGTTGAAGGTGTTCTCGCGCCGCTCCAGCTTGCCCGCCTTGTACCACGCGCGGCCAAGGTCGTCGCCGCCGCGGATATGCGCGATGGCGTAGGCGAACCCGCGATCGACGAGGCTGAGGCGCGAGGTCGAGAAGCCGGGATCGATGGCGATGCCGTATGCGCCGTAACCGTAGAGATGCAGCGGCCCCGTACCGGAGCGGTCCTTGCGGTAGACGATGGACACCGGGATCGCGGTGCCGTCGCGTGCGGTGATTTCCAGCCGCTCGGTGGCGTAGAGCGAGGCGTCGTAGCCCGAGGGGATTTCCTGGACCTTGAGCGTCTCCAGCGTCCTCGCCGCCACGTCGTAGTCCAGTACCGATGACGGGGCGACCATCGACTCGTAGGTCAGGCGCAGCGTCGTCATGTGCCATTCGGGGTTGTTCGACAGCCCGGCCGAATAGCTCGCCTCAGGGAACACGATCGGCTCCACGCGGGCGGGATCGTCGTAGTAGCGCACCTCGATCTGGTCGAGACCCGCACGGCGGCCCTCGATCACGTAGAAGTCGCGGAACAGGTCGAAGCCGGTCAGGTAGAAGGCGTCGGTGCCCTCGATCAGCGTCGTCCACTCGCCCGGGCTCGCCAGCGGCGCGGTGGCGAGGCGGAAGTTCTCGTGGGTGTCGTTGGCGTGGATGTAGAGCACGTCGTCGCGCTCATCGACGTCGTACTCCACGCCCTTCGCGCGGGGCTTCACCAGGATCTGCTCGCCCAGCGGATCGTCGGCGAGGACCATGCGGCACTCGCTGGTCTCGTGGTCGCTGGTGCCGATCAGAAGCCACTTCTCGTTCGACGAGAGCGAGGAGCCGACGCGGAAGCCCTCGTCGTCCTCATGGTAGAGTTCGACATCCTGCTCCACCGGCTGGCCGAGCCAGTGCAGGCGCGCATTGTCCGTGCGCCACTGCTCGTTGGCCAGCGAGTAGACGAGGCCCTTGTCCTTCGCGACCCATACCAGCGACGAGAGCGTGCCGGGGATTTCGTCCGGCAGCAGTTCGCCGGTTTCGAGGTTCTTGATGCGCGCGGTGAAGCGCTCCGATCCGTTGTCGTCCACCGCATAGGCCAGCAGCTTGCCGTCGGTCGTCGTCGAGATCGCGCCGAGGCGGAAGTATTCCTTGCCCTCGGCCAGCGCCACTTCGTCGAGGATCAGCTCGGGCTCGCCGCCCGCGACGGGCTTGCGCCACCACTTCTTGTACTCGGCGCCTTCCTCGAACTCGATCCAGTAGAGCCAGTCGCCGTCCTTCTGCGGCACCGACGAGTCGGCTTCCTTG includes these proteins:
- a CDS encoding S9 family peptidase; translated protein: MADSTQTLVGPPQAAKKPHSFTHHGVTVSDDYAWLRDPGYPEVKDKEVLDHLEAENRWFESKMDQHKGRIDDLFKEMRGRIKEADSSVPQKDGDWLYWIEFEEGAEYKKWWRKPVAGGEPELILDEVALAEGKEYFRLGAISTTTDGKLLAYAVDDNGSERFTARIKNLETGELLPDEIPGTLSSLVWVAKDKGLVYSLANEQWRTDNARLHWLGQPVEQDVELYHEDDEGFRVGSSLSSNEKWLLIGTSDHETSECRMVLADDPLGEQILVKPRAKGVEYDVDERDDVLYIHANDTHENFRLATAPLASPGEWTTLIEGTDAFYLTGFDLFRDFYVIEGRRAGLDQIEVRYYDDPARVEPIVFPEASYSAGLSNNPEWHMTTLRLTYESMVAPSSVLDYDVAARTLETLKVQEIPSGYDASLYATERLEITARDGTAIPVSIVYRKDRSGTGPLHLYGYGAYGIAIDPGFSTSRLSLVDRGFAYAIAHIRGGDDLGRAWYKAGKLERRENTFNDFVDVAKALIERGFTEAGKISISGGSAGGELMGAVINSDPELFGAVVAHVPFVDVLNTMLDDTLPLTPGEWPEWGNPIEDKAAFDLILSYSPYDQVKAQDYPPLMVTAGLNDPRVTYWEPAKWVAKLREVKTDRNELLLKTNMGAGHGGKSGRFESLKETAEEFAFILWQLGL
- a CDS encoding acyl-CoA thioesterase, with the translated sequence MTFTLTFTASPEHIDVMGHVNNAVWVQWMEAMAGAHWAAVAPPEHQAQYAWVVTRHEIDYRGNIREGESVTGETFIPEGPSGARFDRRVDFRNAAGKVIVSARTTWAMIDIASGRLMRVPPEVAAPFVG
- a CDS encoding cation:proton antiporter — translated: MEEHAQAFLLRDGFLLLGTALAFVLAFRKLGLGATLGFLTTGAVLGPYVLDLVGDPESKMGIAELGITLLLFIVGLELAPARLWRMRHEIFGLGALQVILCGLAVSAVIYFFTGFSMEASLALGLPLGLSSTAQVLPMLQSAGRLHTPFGERSFAILLFQDLSIIPLITIIAAMNRNPALPSGPPGWVLGLETVAAIVGLILAGRFAIRPLFRLIGNLGEREMFVFAALFTVMASGALMQALGLSTALGAFIAGVMLADSPYRHELEADVEPFRAILLGLFFMSVGMLLDLSAIAERPLFVIAMALALIAVKGSIIFLLGLAFRMEWRSALALGLLLSQGGEFGFVLFAQATNAMLVNSDATSLFSAIVTLSMVTTPFLMMATRGIRERPEGKKEVREGPHEDGANAIIVGYGRFGQTVAQMLISADIEVTMIDTDIEMIDVAREFGAQVWFGDGTRIDMLRQAGAADAELIVFCIDGDQLTEPFLQAVNQAFPNAQVHARVFDRRALLRLKSAPIASMAREVMESAVVLARRALKGLDVALADIDRAEQVYRKSDKERLALQYEAGDVRAAREHIITQRRRPSRSDQEGTE
- a CDS encoding Lrp/AsnC family transcriptional regulator, with the protein product MDRADRALLSALQADSSRSIAELAELVRLSPSAAHRRVKALEEQGLILGYAARLDPRKLGLSVEVFVEIALTSQSREAMERFERAVGGFEDILECHLMSGSADYLLRVAARDLDHYDAIHRDCLARLPGVSAMKTSFSLRRIRRFEGYSVPS
- the ald gene encoding alanine dehydrogenase, translating into MRVGTVKEIKNHEYRVGLTPESARELVAHGHEVWVETGAGLGIGASDADYVAAGATIVATAPEIFGQCEMVVKVKEPQPVERAMLREGQILYTYLHLAPDPEQTADLVASGVTAIAYETVTGPGGSLPLLKPMSQVAGRMAIQAGATALEKAHGGRGVLLGGVPGVLPARVMVIGGGVVGFNAAQMAVGLGADVTILDRSPEVLERLGIHFESRAKTRFANSSNIRQMLSEAELVIGAVLVPGAAAPKLITREMLSVMKPGAVLVDVAIDQGGCFETSRPTTHQEPTFTVDGIVHYCVANMPGGVARTSTYALNNVTLPHALEIANLGWKAALKADPHLANGLNVHAGKVTYEAVARELGYDYVPVSEVLG
- a CDS encoding DNA translocase FtsK, with the protein product MATRPIAPGRRIAKPDWRAVLKRSLRRAGELSGALLLFAAMVFLALAMVSYHQTDPSTSTAAGGEVQNWMGVTGAWTAERALFLFGPVSALFVPLLYVFGRKLWLLVEEDDGEIEHSDQRWWTPVGVLALSMLLIATVLSLWFTKPGGSLPASMGGISGLLGAKGITALAGLAPEAAQNWIKFALALVCLGIGVMLAGRVFALDWARLLTLPGRIGRLPVNLPSAEDLPFKPGRARDTPADRADKPEKAEAASPRIAEMPAAAEKPRKAPEISDPKSAPIPAQFGSDSRQKDMFDKYELPSLDLLADPQPNSQPKIDKLSLERNARLLETVLDDFNVKGEITAVRTGPVVTMYELEPAPGIKASRVIGLADDIARNMSAISARVSSIPGRTVMGIELPNADRQMVSFKEMVASEAFAHHKGMLPIILGKDIAGEPVVADLATMPHLLVAGTTGSGKSVGLNAILLSLLYRLTPAQCRLILVDPKVLELKSYDDIPHLLSPVVTEPPKAIRALKWAVEEMERRYRQMSEISVRNLASFNEKVRTAAAKGKPLGRRIQIGFDPETGEELYEDRQLDYETLPQIVLIVDELADLMVTVGKEIEVLIQRLSQKSRAAGIHLIMATQRPSVDVITGVIKANLPTRVSFAVTSRIDSRTILGEQGAEQLLGKGDMLYKPSSDPIKRVHGPFVSDEEVEQVATYWRSQGKPDYVDAVTNEPEEGSFGFDDLDATASDAPDERKYRQVCQLVFENQKVSVSWLQRQMGVGYNTAAKWVERMEQDGYVGPANHVGRRDIYRDENGNPL